In Polaromonas sp. JS666, one genomic interval encodes:
- a CDS encoding CaiB/BaiF CoA transferase family protein codes for MLRDSLKKIRVLDFSHVVAGPVCGMLLGDLGADVVKIESPEGELGRAIGPPWLNGESVVALSVNRNKRGLAVNLKDPAGRDAVLRMASCADVIIESFRPGVMQRFGLAYEDIAEANPRIIYCSISAYGQTGPQRDKPGVDGVIQAVTGLMSTLTVT; via the coding sequence ATGCTGAGAGACAGTCTCAAGAAAATCCGTGTCCTCGACTTTTCCCATGTCGTGGCCGGTCCCGTTTGCGGCATGCTGCTCGGGGATCTGGGCGCGGACGTCGTCAAGATCGAATCCCCCGAGGGCGAGCTGGGTCGAGCCATTGGCCCTCCGTGGCTCAACGGGGAAAGCGTTGTCGCACTCAGTGTGAACCGGAACAAGCGCGGTCTGGCCGTCAACCTCAAGGACCCGGCGGGGCGCGATGCCGTATTACGCATGGCCAGCTGCGCGGACGTGATCATTGAAAGCTTTCGCCCGGGCGTCATGCAGAGATTCGGGCTGGCTTATGAAGACATTGCCGAGGCGAATCCGCGAATCATTTATTGCTCTATTTCCGCTTATGGACAAACGGGGCCCCAACGGGACAAGCCCGGCGTTGATGGAGTCATTCAGGCTGTCACGGGCTTGATGAGTACGCTCACCGTGACATGA
- a CDS encoding CaiB/BaiF CoA transferase family protein codes for MATGYLATITILAALQQVSRTQLGQQLDVSLYNSTLMLQQVGLSSYFATGEEPEKCGSAAPYAAPNEAFPTQDGWVMVAAYQPQRWRKLCEMLGLEGLASDERFASNSLRVANRAELNEVLGAAFKTRTTHTWIGTLSALDILCAPIATYREVTRSAQYRQSGVETYVDHPVAGRVRMPAFSIGDAQTAAMPNLPPPLLGEHSATVLAEYGLTAEEIDTLVSRGVVKTTSLPMPDLVGARS; via the coding sequence ATGGCCACCGGCTACCTGGCGACCATCACCATACTGGCCGCGCTCCAGCAAGTGTCACGGACACAGCTGGGGCAGCAACTGGACGTCAGTCTTTACAACTCGACGCTGATGCTGCAGCAAGTGGGTTTGTCGTCCTATTTCGCCACAGGCGAAGAGCCAGAGAAGTGCGGCAGCGCTGCCCCCTACGCAGCGCCCAATGAAGCATTTCCGACCCAAGACGGCTGGGTCATGGTTGCGGCATACCAGCCGCAGCGGTGGAGGAAACTTTGTGAAATGCTGGGTCTGGAAGGGCTTGCGTCGGATGAAAGATTTGCCAGTAATTCCCTGCGCGTGGCGAATCGGGCCGAGCTGAACGAGGTATTGGGTGCAGCTTTCAAGACGCGTACGACGCACACCTGGATTGGCACGCTGAGCGCACTCGACATTCTCTGCGCGCCCATCGCCACGTATCGGGAGGTCACGCGCTCGGCGCAGTATCGTCAAAGCGGCGTCGAAACCTATGTAGATCATCCGGTCGCTGGCCGGGTTCGAATGCCCGCATTTTCGATTGGCGATGCCCAGACAGCAGCAATGCCAAACTTGCCGCCTCCTCTCTTGGGCGAGCACTCGGCGACAGTATTGGCGGAGTATGGGCTTACGGCGGAAGAGATTGACACTCTTGTTTCACGCGGCGTAGTCAAGACTACAAGCCTGCCTATGCCAGACCTGGTTGGAGCCCGCTCATGA
- the gcvA gene encoding transcriptional regulator GcvA has translation MNPLPPLNPLKAFEVAGRLLSVSKAAQELYVTPAAVSRQIKALEDFLGVLLFKRLAGGLELTVAGARYLSDIHPLFLSLREATNIAMGGAYRRHVLKIRSPATFAVRWLIPRLATFHQAHPDIDVQLSTSPAPLNFEREEIDAGVELGGGDWPKVKLQRLVRNELTPVMAPRVKSGQTKLTKPSQLGNETLLHSMARPDDWHSWLKAVGSADVNAYRGMKYETSLLAYQAAAEGHGVAIAQKALVERDLAEGALIMPFDFVLDRGAHTYYFVWPSTKPESDALRAFTQWLASVIGDV, from the coding sequence ATGAATCCGCTGCCGCCGCTTAATCCGCTAAAAGCATTCGAGGTCGCCGGCCGACTCCTAAGTGTTTCCAAGGCTGCGCAAGAGCTCTACGTCACGCCGGCGGCGGTAAGCCGACAGATCAAGGCGCTGGAGGATTTTCTCGGCGTTCTCCTGTTCAAGAGGCTTGCCGGTGGCCTGGAACTCACTGTGGCAGGCGCCCGCTATCTCTCAGACATCCACCCACTCTTCCTTTCCTTGCGCGAGGCTACGAACATTGCGATGGGGGGCGCATATCGCCGGCACGTGTTGAAGATCAGATCCCCTGCAACCTTTGCGGTCCGCTGGCTGATTCCCCGTCTGGCTACGTTTCACCAAGCGCATCCGGACATTGACGTACAGCTCTCCACGTCACCTGCACCCCTGAACTTCGAGCGGGAAGAAATTGACGCCGGAGTCGAGTTGGGAGGGGGGGACTGGCCGAAAGTCAAGCTGCAACGCCTGGTGCGTAATGAGCTCACCCCGGTGATGGCCCCACGCGTAAAGTCGGGCCAAACCAAACTGACCAAGCCGTCTCAGCTTGGCAACGAAACCCTTTTGCATTCAATGGCTCGCCCGGATGACTGGCATTCCTGGCTCAAGGCTGTAGGCAGCGCCGACGTCAACGCCTACCGTGGAATGAAATACGAGACGTCGTTGCTCGCTTATCAAGCGGCAGCCGAAGGGCACGGAGTAGCGATCGCACAGAAAGCCTTGGTAGAAAGGGATCTTGCTGAGGGTGCCCTCATCATGCCCTTCGATTTCGTGCTGGATCGTGGCGCACACACGTACTACTTTGTGTGGCCGAGCACCAAACCGGAGTCTGACGCGCTTCGTGCATTCACCCAGTGGCTTGCCTCTGTGATTGGAGACGTTTGA
- a CDS encoding DNA topoisomerase III, with the protein MKTLVIAEKPSVAQDIVRAITPTAGKFEKHDEYFESDEWLVTSAVGHLVEIQAPEEFDVKRGKWSFANLPVIPPYFEVKPIDKTRTRLNAIVKLAKRKDVGAIVNACDAGREGELIFRLIQQYANSKHPVKRLWLQSMTPAAIREGFDSLRSEKQMQGLADAARSRSEADWMVGINGTRAMTAFNSRDGGFFLTTVGRVQTPTLSVVVEREEKIRKFVSRDYWEIHASFLAEAGEYPAKWFDPKWKKAAANADNAEPDAELRADRVWSEREALAIAEAVRGKAATVTEESKPTTQAAGLLFDLTSLQREANGKFGFSAKTTLSIAQSLYERHKALTYPRTDSRALPEDYLPVVKQTFEMLADSGMRHLAPHAATAIKGNYIKPSKRIFDNAKVSDHFAIIPTTQAPSGLSEAEQKLYDLVVRRFMAVFYPSAEYLVTTRISQAVGYSFKTEGKVLVKPGWLAIYGKEAADEVADAKDGDKGQSLVPVKPGEMVRAEVVEAKGLKTRPPARYSEATLLGAMEGAGKTIDDDELREAMQEKGLGTPATRAATIEGLIAEKYMLREGRELIPTAKAFQLMTLLRGLGVEELSKAELTGEWEYKLAQMEHGKLSRETFMAEIAAMTENLVNKAKGYDKDTIPGDYTTLQTPCPNCGGVVKENYRRYTCTGKNGGDGCGFSFGKTPAGRTFETAEVEQFLRDRKIGPLEGFRSKAGWPFTAEMVIKFDEETKNYKLEFDFGDDKNGETGEIVDFGDQQSLGPCPRCAARVFELGKNYVCEKSVPTLEQPTPSCTFKTGQVILQQPIEREQMHKLLETGKTDLLDKFVSMRTRRPFKAMLAWDKEADKVNFEFAPSKFPPRKPAAAKTGVVKTPFGKTVAAKGAAGDAAPAAKKAAAKKVAAKKAPAKTAAPKVARKAATPKPGAGLKPSDSLAAVIGAEPVARTQVIKKLWDYIKAEGLQDAANKRAINADAKLLPVFGKPQVTMFELAGIVGKHLS; encoded by the coding sequence ATGAAAACTCTGGTGATTGCAGAAAAACCCTCGGTGGCACAGGACATTGTGCGTGCCATCACGCCCACTGCGGGCAAGTTCGAGAAGCACGACGAGTACTTCGAGAGCGACGAGTGGCTGGTCACCTCGGCCGTGGGACACCTGGTGGAGATCCAGGCGCCCGAGGAGTTTGACGTGAAGCGCGGCAAGTGGAGCTTTGCCAACCTGCCGGTGATTCCGCCGTACTTTGAGGTCAAGCCCATTGACAAGACCAGGACGCGGCTCAACGCCATCGTCAAGCTGGCCAAGCGCAAGGACGTGGGCGCCATCGTCAATGCCTGCGACGCGGGGCGTGAGGGCGAGCTGATCTTCCGGCTGATCCAGCAGTACGCCAACAGCAAGCACCCGGTCAAGCGCCTCTGGCTGCAGTCCATGACGCCGGCCGCGATCCGCGAGGGCTTTGACAGCCTGCGCAGCGAAAAACAGATGCAGGGCCTGGCCGATGCCGCCCGCTCGCGTTCCGAGGCCGACTGGATGGTCGGCATCAACGGCACCCGCGCCATGACCGCCTTCAATTCACGCGATGGCGGCTTCTTCCTGACCACCGTGGGCCGCGTGCAGACGCCGACGCTGTCGGTGGTGGTGGAGCGCGAAGAGAAAATCCGCAAATTTGTCAGCCGCGACTACTGGGAGATCCATGCATCTTTCCTGGCCGAAGCCGGCGAATACCCGGCCAAGTGGTTCGACCCGAAATGGAAAAAGGCCGCGGCGAATGCCGACAATGCCGAGCCCGACGCCGAGCTGCGGGCCGACCGCGTCTGGTCGGAGCGCGAAGCGCTGGCCATTGCCGAGGCGGTGCGCGGCAAGGCCGCCACGGTCACGGAAGAGTCCAAGCCGACCACGCAGGCCGCCGGCCTGCTGTTCGATTTGACCTCGCTGCAGCGCGAAGCCAACGGCAAGTTCGGCTTTTCCGCCAAGACCACGCTGTCGATTGCGCAAAGCCTGTACGAGCGCCACAAGGCGCTGACCTACCCGCGTACCGACTCGCGCGCGCTGCCCGAAGACTATTTGCCGGTGGTGAAGCAGACCTTTGAGATGCTGGCCGACAGCGGTATGCGCCACCTGGCGCCGCACGCGGCCACGGCCATCAAAGGCAACTACATCAAGCCCAGCAAGCGGATTTTTGATAACGCCAAGGTGAGCGATCACTTCGCTATTATCCCAACCACACAGGCGCCCAGTGGGCTGAGCGAGGCCGAGCAAAAGCTGTACGACCTGGTGGTGCGCCGCTTCATGGCGGTGTTCTACCCGAGCGCCGAATACCTGGTCACGACCCGTATTTCCCAGGCCGTGGGCTATAGTTTCAAGACCGAAGGCAAGGTGCTGGTCAAGCCCGGCTGGCTGGCAATTTACGGCAAGGAAGCGGCCGATGAAGTGGCCGATGCCAAGGACGGCGACAAGGGCCAGAGCCTGGTGCCGGTCAAGCCCGGTGAAATGGTACGCGCCGAGGTGGTCGAGGCCAAGGGTCTGAAGACCCGGCCGCCGGCACGCTACAGCGAAGCCACCCTGCTGGGCGCGATGGAAGGCGCCGGCAAGACCATAGACGACGACGAGCTGCGTGAAGCCATGCAGGAAAAAGGCCTGGGCACGCCGGCTACGCGCGCCGCCACCATCGAGGGCCTGATTGCCGAGAAGTACATGCTGCGCGAAGGGCGCGAACTGATCCCGACCGCCAAGGCCTTTCAGCTCATGACGCTGCTGCGCGGCCTGGGCGTGGAAGAGCTCTCCAAAGCCGAGCTGACCGGCGAATGGGAATACAAGCTGGCGCAGATGGAGCACGGCAAGCTGAGCCGCGAAACCTTCATGGCCGAAATTGCCGCCATGACGGAAAACCTGGTCAACAAGGCCAAGGGCTACGACAAGGACACCATCCCGGGCGACTACACGACGCTGCAAACGCCCTGCCCCAATTGCGGCGGCGTGGTGAAGGAGAACTACCGCCGCTACACCTGCACCGGCAAAAACGGCGGCGATGGTTGCGGCTTTTCCTTCGGCAAGACGCCGGCCGGCCGCACCTTTGAAACGGCCGAGGTCGAGCAGTTCCTGCGTGACCGCAAGATCGGGCCGCTGGAGGGGTTCCGCTCCAAGGCGGGCTGGCCCTTCACCGCCGAGATGGTGATCAAGTTCGACGAGGAAACGAAGAACTACAAGCTCGAATTTGATTTTGGTGACGACAAGAACGGCGAGACCGGCGAGATTGTGGACTTCGGCGATCAGCAGTCGCTGGGCCCCTGCCCGCGCTGCGCCGCCCGGGTGTTCGAGCTCGGCAAGAACTACGTCTGCGAAAAGTCCGTGCCCACGCTGGAACAGCCCACGCCGAGTTGCACCTTCAAGACCGGCCAGGTGATTCTGCAGCAGCCCATCGAGCGCGAGCAAATGCACAAGCTGCTGGAAACCGGCAAGACCGACCTGCTGGACAAGTTTGTCTCGATGCGCACGCGCCGCCCGTTCAAGGCCATGCTGGCCTGGGACAAGGAGGCCGACAAGGTGAACTTCGAGTTCGCGCCGTCCAAGTTCCCGCCGCGCAAACCGGCGGCCGCCAAGACGGGGGTCGTGAAGACGCCATTCGGCAAGACGGTGGCGGCCAAAGGGGCCGCGGGCGATGCGGCGCCGGCGGCGAAGAAAGCTGCGGCCAAAAAGGTCGCCGCCAAAAAGGCGCCGGCCAAGACGGCCGCACCCAAGGTGGCGCGCAAGGCCGCGACTCCAAAGCCGGGGGCCGGCCTCAAGCCCAGCGACTCGCTCGCCGCGGTGATTGGCGCCGAACCGGTGGCTCGCACCCAGGTGATCAAGAAGCTGTGGGACTACATCAAGGCCGAGGGCCTGCAGGACGCCGCCAACAAGCGCGCCATCAATGCCGACGCCAAGCTGCTGCCGGTGTTCGGCAAGCCGCAGGTGACGATGTTCGAACTGGCCGGGATTGTGGGCAAGCATTTGAGCTGA
- a CDS encoding TlpA disulfide reductase family protein, with amino-acid sequence MLKRRNVIQSMAALAAPGVGLPAWAREPEGPLPKVGSTLPLPSLTLLDGRRWTPADAQGKVLVVYWWASWCPFCALQSPHIEALWRAQKDQGLEVLALSIDRQPAAAAGYLKAKGYSFPAGMLTPEVGKLLPKPAGLPVVVVMKVTGRNGKVVFAESGEMFSEDVEGLKKYL; translated from the coding sequence CCGCGCTGGCCGCGCCGGGCGTGGGCCTGCCGGCGTGGGCCAGGGAGCCGGAAGGGCCTTTGCCGAAGGTGGGCAGCACGCTGCCTTTGCCGTCCCTGACGCTGCTGGATGGTCGCCGCTGGACCCCCGCCGATGCCCAGGGCAAGGTGCTTGTGGTGTACTGGTGGGCCAGCTGGTGCCCTTTTTGTGCGCTGCAGTCGCCTCATATAGAGGCTTTGTGGCGCGCGCAAAAGGACCAGGGACTGGAAGTGCTGGCCTTGTCGATTGACAGGCAGCCTGCAGCGGCGGCCGGCTACCTGAAAGCCAAAGGCTACAGTTTTCCCGCGGGAATGCTGACCCCCGAGGTCGGCAAACTGCTGCCCAAGCCGGCGGGTCTGCCGGTCGTGGTGGTCATGAAGGTGACCGGGCGGAATGGAAAAGTCGTATTTGCGGAAAGCGGAGAGATGTTCTCCGAAGATGTGGAAGGTTTGAAGAAGTACTTATGA
- a CDS encoding enoyl-CoA hydratase-related protein, with amino-acid sequence MDTLDGAESGSPIRGSDKAFAAGADIVAMSRMEYAEAFKTDYIGRNWECIRLHRKPIIAAVSGFAMGGGCELAMMCDIVVAADSAVFGQPEIRLGIVPGAGGTQRLPRAVGKSLAMEMCLTGGTITAARAYAAGLVSRVVAAEKVFDEALILARTVASQSSPVAIAIKEAVNRSFESSLAEGLLFERRLFHAGFSLSDQKEGMAAFLARRSPAFTNT; translated from the coding sequence ATGGACACCTTGGACGGCGCTGAGTCAGGCTCGCCGATCCGCGGCTCAGATAAGGCGTTTGCGGCCGGCGCCGACATCGTTGCCATGTCCCGCATGGAATATGCCGAAGCCTTTAAGACAGACTACATCGGACGAAATTGGGAATGCATCCGTCTCCACCGCAAGCCGATCATTGCGGCAGTGAGTGGTTTCGCCATGGGCGGCGGGTGCGAGCTTGCGATGATGTGCGACATCGTTGTTGCAGCGGACTCCGCAGTTTTTGGCCAACCTGAAATCAGGCTCGGCATCGTGCCAGGCGCCGGTGGGACCCAGAGGCTGCCACGCGCAGTGGGAAAGTCCCTGGCCATGGAAATGTGCCTCACTGGAGGAACAATAACCGCTGCGAGGGCCTACGCGGCAGGTCTTGTCTCTCGCGTGGTTGCTGCGGAGAAGGTCTTTGACGAAGCGCTGATTCTCGCGAGGACCGTCGCGTCGCAATCCTCACCGGTCGCGATCGCGATCAAAGAAGCCGTGAACCGTTCTTTCGAATCATCTCTGGCTGAAGGGCTTCTGTTCGAGCGCCGTCTCTTTCACGCCGGCTTCTCTTTGTCAGACCAGAAAGAAGGCATGGCCGCGTTTCTGGCCAGGCGATCTCCTGCATTTACCAACACCTGA